Proteins from a single region of Cydia pomonella isolate Wapato2018A chromosome 13, ilCydPomo1, whole genome shotgun sequence:
- the LOC133524263 gene encoding biogenesis of lysosome-related organelles complex 1 subunit 1: protein MLSSLIKEHQTKQAAKRVIQEQKRKECIAAANDLTQALVDHLNVGVAQAYLNQKKLDAEAKLLHQGAINFSKQTQQWLALVENFSSALKEIGDVENWARSIENDMKIVTDTLENAYKMAQEQPSSTQNNQ, encoded by the exons ATGTTGTCCTCGCTAATAAAAGAACATCAAACTAAACAAGCAGCGAAAAGAGTCATACAAG AACAAAAACGCAAGGAATGTATAGCTGCAGCAAATGATCTAACACAAGCTTTAGTTGATCATCTTAATGTTgg TGTCGCTCAAGCTTACTTAAACCAAAAGAAGCTAGATGCTGAAGCAAAATTATTACATCAAGGAGCCATTAATTTCTCAAAACAGACACAACAGTGGTTAGCGTTGGTTGAGAACTTCAGTAGTGCACTAAAAGAGATTGGTGATGTAGAGAACTGGGCTCGCAGCATTGAGAATGACATGAAAATTGTTACCGACACACTAGAGAATGCTTACAAAATGGCTCAAGAACAGCCAAGCAGTACACAAAACAACCAATAA
- the LOC133524273 gene encoding pyridoxal kinase, with the protein MSEDTPRVLSIQSHVVHGYVGNKSAVFPLQVLGFEVDSINTVQFSTHTAYKHIKGNVLKNEEMEELIEGLTLNEVDYYTHFITGYSRSPDSLKQIAGIIKKLKQKNPNLIYACDPVMGDNGKMYVPEDILPVYRDIVVPLADIITPNQFEAELMTGLRVEDVKGACKVIEVLHSKGVKTVVLSSTDLGDSDNMIAIASSKGECYTIQIPKVDATFTGTGDLFAALFLAWSYKTGNNLKLTLEKTIATLQAIVKDTYQKARAKHPTGKVPPALIELRLIQNKATIEDPPVQINAKKMDCSC; encoded by the exons atgtcGGAAGATACGCCCAGAGTTCTCTCAATTCAAAGCCATGTCGTACACGGATACGTCGGTAACAAAAGTGCAGTTTTTCCTTTGCAA GTATTAGGATTTGAAGTTGATTCTATCAACACAGTCCAATTCTCAACACATACTGCATATAAACACATAAAAGGCAATGTGTTAAAAAATGAAGAAATGGAGGAACTCATTGAAGGTCTGACATTAAATGAGGTTGACTATTACACACACTTCATTACTGGCTACTCGAGATCACCAGACTCTTTAAAACAGATTGCTGGAATTATCAAAAAGCTGAAACAGAAGAATCCTAACTTAATATATG CATGCGATCCAGTCATGGGGGACAATGGCAAAATGTATGTTCCTGAAGACATACTGCCCGTTTACCGCGATATTGTGGTGCCACTAGCAGACATCATCACTCCCAACCAATTTGAAGCTGAACTAATGACTGGTCTTCGAGTAGAGGACGTGAAGGGAGCTTGCAAAGTTATTGAAGTGTTACATAGTAAAGGCGTTAAGACTGTAGTGCTTTCGAGCACGGATTTGGGCGATAGTGACAATATGATTGCAATTGCCAGCTCAAAAG GTGAATGTTACACAATCCAGATCCCGAAAGTGGACGCGACGTTCACAGGCACAGGGGACCTGTTCGCCGCACTGTTCTTAGCGTGGTCGTACAAAACAGGAAACAACTTGAAGCTCACGCTCGAGAAGACGATTGCTACGTTGCAGGCCATTGTTAAAGACACTTATCAGAAAGCTAGAG CCAAACACCCTACTGGCAAGGTACCCCCTGCGCTGATAGAGCTCAGATTGATACAGAACAAAGCCACCATCGAAGATCCGCCCGTACAAATAAACGCCAAGAAAATGGATTGTAGTtgttaa